A part of Paroedura picta isolate Pp20150507F chromosome 7, Ppicta_v3.0, whole genome shotgun sequence genomic DNA contains:
- the RABL3 gene encoding rab-like protein 3 yields MAALERVKVLVLGDSGVGKSSLVHLLCHNQMLGNPSWTVGCSVDVRIHDYKEGTPEEKTYYIELWDVGGSVGSASSIKSTRVVFYNSVNGIVLVHDLTNKKSSQNLYRWSLEALNRDTAPSGVLVTNGDYDREQFADNQIPLLVIGTKLDQIPEAKRNDVLTRTAFLAEDFSAEEINLDCTNPRYLAAGSSNAVKLSRFFDKVIEKRYFSRDGNQIPGFSERKRFGGGFVKSLHYD; encoded by the exons GTGTGGGGAAGTCGTCGCTGGTCCACCTGCTGTGTCACAATCAGATGCTGGGAAACCCGTCTTGGACTGTGGGCTGCTCCGTTGACGTCCGA ATTCACGACTACAAAGAAGGCACTCCTGAAGAGAAGACCTATTACATTGAACTGTGGGATGTCGGCGGTTCCGTGGGGAGCGCCAGCAGCATCAAAAGCACGCGGGTCGTGTTCTACAATTCGGTCAATG GCATCGTTTTAGTTCACGACTTAACCAACAAGAAGTCCTCCCAGAACTTGTATCGATGGTCTTTGGAAGCTCTTAATAGGGACACGGCCCCCTCAGGGGTCCTGGTAACGAATGG GGATTACGACCGGGAGCAGTTCGCCGATAACCAGATCCCGCTGCTTGTCATCGGAACCAAACTGGACCAGATCCCAGAGGCTAAACGCAACGACGTCCTGACTCGAACGGCCTTTCTGGCTGAGGATTTCAGCGCGGAAGAAATTAACTTG GACTGCACCAACCCTCGCTACTTGGCAGCCGGCTCCTCCAACGCTGTCAAACTCAGTCGATTCTTCGATAAG GTCATAGAGAAGCGATACTTTTCACGAGATGGGAATCAG ATCCCTGGCTTCTCGGAGAGAAAGAGATTTGGAGGGGGCTTTGTCAAGAGCCTTCACTACGACTGA